One region of Mugil cephalus isolate CIBA_MC_2020 chromosome 17, CIBA_Mcephalus_1.1, whole genome shotgun sequence genomic DNA includes:
- the rmnd1 gene encoding required for meiotic nuclear division protein 1 homolog isoform X1: protein MQSSCTCLWKMLLQRLWSRLGARWSAGTKPVCSLATVTLSKSIQPHRYESKARTHSGPWTYSKTCHFNSLHPQRTRHVLSSLPGFQNLTTTSSADPGTLSNCRNGQMRFYSSDIIKSVLKSTLKPTAAAGKRAPKGPRTKQPSRTNQPSLKEDEDMMRCIAFATADQYHLPTLCHDLTSHGFYEIDLPRDASNVLVISTDKTAKPDDHAVMFFFREGSAVFWNVEDKAMKSVLRILEHHEIQPYEVALVHWENEEINYTLEEGNTKLEHGNFVMCNGMNELESVLEKFAFSNALSLSVKLAIWEVALDNFVESIQSIPETLKSGKRVKLSSAEVMQKIGELFALRHCINLRSDLLLTPDFYWDRENLEKLYDKTCQFLSINRRVNVVNQKLEHCTQLTDLMRSHLSEKHSLRLEWMIVILITIEVMFELAKMIF, encoded by the exons ATGCAGTCAAG ctGTACCTGTCTATGGAAGATGCTTCTCCAGAGGTTGTGGTCCAGACTTGGAGCTCGGTGGTCTGCAGGGACCAAACCAGTTTGTAGTTTGGCCACAGTCACGCTCTCCAAGTCTATCCAGCCACACAGATATGAATCCAAAGCCAGGACTCACTCTGGTCCCTGGACATATTCAAAGACTTGTCATTTTAACTCTCTTCACCCACAGCGTACAAGACATGTTCTGTCTTCTTTGCCTGGATTTCAGAATCTCACTACGACTTCATCAGCTGACCCTGGGACACTGAGTAACTGTAGAAATGGACAGATGCGTTTTTACTCTTCGGACATTATAAAGTCGGTGTTAAAATCGACTTTAAAACCGACTGCTGCGGCTGGAAAAAGGGCTCCCAAAGGACCGCGGACCAAACAGCCTTCTCGAACCAACCAGCCTTCCCTGAAGGAGGACGAG GACATGATGCGATGCATCGCCTTTGCAACAGCAGATCAGTATCATTTGCCAACGCTCTGCCACGACTTGACAAGCCACGGCTTCTATGAAATAGATTTGCCCAGGG ACGCCTCAAATGTGCTGGTGATAAGCACAGACAAGACTGCAAAACCAGATGACCACGCTGTCATGTTCTTtttcag GGAAGGCTCTGCAGTTTTCTGGAACGTTGAAGACAAAGCG atgaaAAGTGTTTTGAGAATACTGGAGCATCATGAGATCCAGCCTTATGAAGTAGCGTTAGTCCACTGGGAAAATGAGGAGATCAACTACACTTTAGAAGA gggAAATACAAAGCTGGAACACGGCAACTTTGTTATGTGTAACGGGATGAATGAACTCGAATCTGTTCTGGAGAAATTCGCATTTTCAAATGCGCTAAGTTTGTCTG TGAAGCTGGCGATATGGGAGGTGGCGTTAGATAACTTCGTGGAGTCAATTCAGTCTATTCCAGAG ACACTGAAGTCTGGTAAAAGAGTTAAGTTGTCCTCTGCAGAAGTTATGCAGAAGATAGGAGAACTTTTTGCATTAAG ACACTGTATAAACCTGAGATCTGATCTGCTGCTTACGCCTGATTTCTACTGGGACAGAGAAAACCTGGAGAAGCTCTACGACAAGACCTGCCAGTTCCTCAGCATCAACCGCAGAGTCAAC GTTGTGAACCAGAAGCTGGAACATTGCACACAGCTGACAGACCTGATGAGGAGCCACCTGAGTGAGAAGCACAGCTTGAGGTTGGAATGGATGATAGTCATCCTCATTACGATTGAG GTTATGTTTGAACTTGCAAAAATGATCTTCTAA
- the ccdc170 gene encoding coiled-coil domain-containing protein 170, which translates to MEVMNNSDESNEKERLKMRIAVLEESVKSCEVECKASRETVLRLVAELDQERRKAASSAAALDSLRTEMDGLVVGRRSVETEKQTLTERFEASRRVIEAARRESQCLEKQVEEQERKNQATERKLQAFLEKVAGLLQGKSDSVILPTESEILQKLDNLCNKTVSEMEAKLCRASEELSEQTELRHSSQQRAQLAEQQVQDLRERLRGLEAELLTADVHRDGLQHSKQHYEEFLEQLSETMKVDSIAVDLGFDMRLKLILSRAEQLVKHEGTSLVESKSLTYSLQRKLRSQKDQLESKALHIQLLRKKVSELEEDKRCRSALAVERDDAHVEARKLQKKVERLQGELRAIRLSNTELKAQLSHTNELKLKVMEQSKTVQEQKKKMDQLVDLKASAEKKLSTVSSDLQSQEKKTREDQQQLHGLRQSLAQLSDSKRELLDFRMVISQMLGLDASAASLPNDEIIRLLETLLHSHHHHHHLHHHVNMPWRCSTHQRLHLPQIQDLSNSSALDASTSRSACPGDA; encoded by the exons ATGGAAGTCATGAACAACTCCGATGAG TCTAATGAGAAGGAGAGGCTCAAGATGCGGATTGCTGTTTTGGAGGAGAGTGTGAAGTCCTGTGAGGTGGAGTGCAAAGCCAGCAGGGAGACGGTGCTGAGGCTGGTGGCAGAGCTGGaccaggagaggaggaaggccGCCAGCAGTGCAGCTGCACTTGATTCACTCAGAACG GAGATGGATGGTCTGGTGGTGGGAAGGAGGAGCGTCGAGACAGAGAAGCAGACCCTAACTGAGAGGTTTGAGGCCAGCAGGAGAGTGATAGAGGCCGCCAGGCGAGAGTCGCAGTGTTTGGAGAaacaggtggaggagcaggagagaaagAACCAGGCAACGGAGAGGAAGCTACAGGCGTTCCTGGAAAAGGTGGCCGGCCTCCTGCAGGGGAAGTCTGACAGTGTCATTCTCCCAACGGAGAGTGAGATTTTACAGAAACTggacaacctctgcaacaag ACGGTGTCAGAAATGGAGGCGAAGCTGTGTCGCGCCTCCGAGGAGCTGAGCGAGCAGACGGAGCTCCGGCACAGCTCGCAGCAGAGGGCTCAGCTCGCCGAGCAGCAAGTCCAGGACCTGAGGGAGAGGCTGCGAGGTCTGGAGGCCGAGCTGCTCACGGCGGACGTGCATCGCGACGGGTTGCAACACAGCAAGCAGCAT tatGAGGAGTTCCTGGAGCAGCTGTCGGAGACAATGAAGGTCGACAGCATTGCTGTTGATCTCGGATTCGACATGAGGCTAAAACTCATCCTGTCTCGTGCAGAACAGCTTGTCAAACATGAGGGAACTTCTTTGGTGGAGAGTAAAAGTCTGACTTACAGCTTACAGCGTAAG TTAAGGTCACAGAAAGACCAGCTCGAGAGCAAAGCGCTCCACATTCAGCTTCTGAGGAAGAAGGTttcagagctggaggaggacaagaggTGTCGGTCGGCGTTGGCCGTGGAAAGGGACGACGCACACGTGGAGGCCaggaagctgcagaaaaaagtGGAGCGCCTCCAGGGAGAACTGAGGGCCATCAGGCTGTCCAACACCGAGCTCAAGGCCCAGCTCTCCCACACCAATGAGCTCAAG TTGAAAGTCATGGAACAGAGTAAGACCGTGCaggagcagaaaaagaagatggaTCAGCTGGTGGATTTGAAGGCGAGTGCGGAGAAGAAGCTGAGCACGGTGAGCTCAGACCTGCAGAGCCAAGAGAAGAAGACCAGAGAGGACCAGCAGCAACTCCACGGCCTCAGACAGAGCCTGGCTCAGCTGTCCGACAGCAAGAGAGAG CTGCTGGATTTCCGGATGGTCATCTCTCAGATGTTGGGCCTGGACGCCTCAGCTGCGTCTCTTCCAAACGATGAAATCATCAGATTGCTGGAAACTCTTCTTCActctcatcatcaccatcaccacctccATCATCACGTCAACATGCCCTGGCGCTGTTCTACTCATCAGAGGCTTCACCTGCCACAGATCCAGGACCTGAGCAACAGCTCCGCGTTGGACGCTTCCACCTCCAGGTCTGCATGTCCAGGGGACGCATGA
- the rmnd1 gene encoding required for meiotic nuclear division protein 1 homolog isoform X2 → MLLQRLWSRLGARWSAGTKPVCSLATVTLSKSIQPHRYESKARTHSGPWTYSKTCHFNSLHPQRTRHVLSSLPGFQNLTTTSSADPGTLSNCRNGQMRFYSSDIIKSVLKSTLKPTAAAGKRAPKGPRTKQPSRTNQPSLKEDEDMMRCIAFATADQYHLPTLCHDLTSHGFYEIDLPRDASNVLVISTDKTAKPDDHAVMFFFREGSAVFWNVEDKAMKSVLRILEHHEIQPYEVALVHWENEEINYTLEEGNTKLEHGNFVMCNGMNELESVLEKFAFSNALSLSVKLAIWEVALDNFVESIQSIPETLKSGKRVKLSSAEVMQKIGELFALRHCINLRSDLLLTPDFYWDRENLEKLYDKTCQFLSINRRVNVVNQKLEHCTQLTDLMRSHLSEKHSLRLEWMIVILITIEVMFELAKMIF, encoded by the exons ATGCTTCTCCAGAGGTTGTGGTCCAGACTTGGAGCTCGGTGGTCTGCAGGGACCAAACCAGTTTGTAGTTTGGCCACAGTCACGCTCTCCAAGTCTATCCAGCCACACAGATATGAATCCAAAGCCAGGACTCACTCTGGTCCCTGGACATATTCAAAGACTTGTCATTTTAACTCTCTTCACCCACAGCGTACAAGACATGTTCTGTCTTCTTTGCCTGGATTTCAGAATCTCACTACGACTTCATCAGCTGACCCTGGGACACTGAGTAACTGTAGAAATGGACAGATGCGTTTTTACTCTTCGGACATTATAAAGTCGGTGTTAAAATCGACTTTAAAACCGACTGCTGCGGCTGGAAAAAGGGCTCCCAAAGGACCGCGGACCAAACAGCCTTCTCGAACCAACCAGCCTTCCCTGAAGGAGGACGAG GACATGATGCGATGCATCGCCTTTGCAACAGCAGATCAGTATCATTTGCCAACGCTCTGCCACGACTTGACAAGCCACGGCTTCTATGAAATAGATTTGCCCAGGG ACGCCTCAAATGTGCTGGTGATAAGCACAGACAAGACTGCAAAACCAGATGACCACGCTGTCATGTTCTTtttcag GGAAGGCTCTGCAGTTTTCTGGAACGTTGAAGACAAAGCG atgaaAAGTGTTTTGAGAATACTGGAGCATCATGAGATCCAGCCTTATGAAGTAGCGTTAGTCCACTGGGAAAATGAGGAGATCAACTACACTTTAGAAGA gggAAATACAAAGCTGGAACACGGCAACTTTGTTATGTGTAACGGGATGAATGAACTCGAATCTGTTCTGGAGAAATTCGCATTTTCAAATGCGCTAAGTTTGTCTG TGAAGCTGGCGATATGGGAGGTGGCGTTAGATAACTTCGTGGAGTCAATTCAGTCTATTCCAGAG ACACTGAAGTCTGGTAAAAGAGTTAAGTTGTCCTCTGCAGAAGTTATGCAGAAGATAGGAGAACTTTTTGCATTAAG ACACTGTATAAACCTGAGATCTGATCTGCTGCTTACGCCTGATTTCTACTGGGACAGAGAAAACCTGGAGAAGCTCTACGACAAGACCTGCCAGTTCCTCAGCATCAACCGCAGAGTCAAC GTTGTGAACCAGAAGCTGGAACATTGCACACAGCTGACAGACCTGATGAGGAGCCACCTGAGTGAGAAGCACAGCTTGAGGTTGGAATGGATGATAGTCATCCTCATTACGATTGAG GTTATGTTTGAACTTGCAAAAATGATCTTCTAA